GCACTATGTACGTACCCACACCATGTAAGTATTTTTTAACAGTGGTAATGTGCAGCGTACAAAAGCCTCATGTTTGCAATGTCCAGCAGCCTAAAATAAATAATGTAGTGTGTTTGGCACAAAATCACGCTTTCGTGGTGTCCTAGAGACAAAAAACTCGTTTTTCTATCCTCAAATCGGCAGGTTCCGAACCCTAGCCACCGCCGCGGGTCCTCAGGCACGTTCCACAGCGTGGCGTCGCGGCAccagcggccgccgccccctcgctcGAGCGGAGCACTCCTCCAATCCCGCACCGCACGCGCGCCTCGCTCCCTCCTTGCCCGGCCTGGCGGCCTCGCTCCCTCCCTGCCCGTCTCGTCTTCTGGAGGTGCCAGCACGCCTCCAGCTCGCCCGGTCCCGCCTTGTCCTCCCGGCGCAGGGGCCGGCGACCTGAAGGATCGGCGGCGCCCTCACCACCGAAGCTGTTTGCGCGTTTTGCACCCTGTCGTCTTTATTGGAGCAAGCATAAGTCTGACGTTGTCACCTCAAGTACCTCGGatcttcttctttatttttgaaAGACGGCACCTCTGATCTTCCTGTGAGCTGAATTCTGCATCGTACTCAGCTCGTATCTTGGCTTGCAGATGAGTTTGCTATTTGGTTGCGTTTGCTTATACTTGGCCATCTGATGTGCTTTTCTTGAGTGAAAGCATCTGATGTGCTTTGGATGGTTGATACTAGTCGCTGTCAGAAAGCAATCAGGTGTCTACCGTACAAAATGGGTGCCACTCCGGTCAAGTTCCGCCACCGATGCGCCGTGCGTTGTACATGTACTGGAGTCTTCCTTGTTCTATGCAGATAAAGTATTGTTCTTGATTGTAATGGCATAGGAGGGATATCATTCATCTTTTCTCTTGTAGGGGTAGTATTGTCATTTCCCTCTTGAGTTAACACTTGTGCTATGACAGCAATGGCACACGAGGGATGGAGTTAAATTTTGATGGCATGTAAAGGATAAAGGAGGATTTTCTCCGTGAAAAATGCCCTTATTCTTTCAATTATTTTTAAAGAACCCTGAGCCGGGCCCAGATAGGTGCATGAGCTCAAAAGCAGCTTCGTTTTACAGCACATCGAGGTGTACCGATCCCGCTGCGACCGATGCTTAACCGTAAGCACAACCGGGTTCGTTCCACGGTGTCACGTGACGGATGGCTACTTGTTTATGGTTGAATTGGCAGTACGGGGCTGTTTGGTTGTGACCCTAGAGTGAATCTGCATGGGTGGAGAGCTGCCTGTAACTTGTCTGGTACCTGTTTGGATGTAGCTGGCTAACTGCCTGCAACGAACTCAGACCTGAGCGTCTGGCTGGGAACGACTCTGCTAAGCTGCTAATCAAGTGCTAAGCATTCAGACAAAGGTGATAATTATAAAAAAAGACAGTTGGGTCCTACAATATTATGACTCATTTGCTTCACTACTTTTACTTCTCAACACATTGCAACAAAATAATTGTAAcggttttaaaaaaaacttcgtTTATTCGTGTTTACATACCCAAATtcttttattaattttttattcttcTATAATGTAGGTAAATGAGAAAGTGAGCTAAATAATATATAAAAACACAAAACATCTCacaaaacacatttatattgtGTATTTTTCTTCTCGTTAGCATccctaaataaaaaaaatatatttatgcaTATCACAAAATACATTTATATTGTGTATTTTTCTTCTGATTAGCATCTCAGGCTCAGGCACCAACCAAACGTACTTTCTCCATACTTGCCTGGTTAGGCAAAAACCATCAACTTTTGAGTTATCGGACAGATTGTTTAGGACTCCAACCAAACAAGTCCGGCATGCGTGGCACGTGCTTTTAACTTTCGGAAGATGGAAAAGGACAGTCTCTGAGATCTGCCCGGGGGCATTTCCGCCATTTCATTGTGCCGACCAAGGCAGCCCTCAGATCTCCCCAAAAGATCCTCTGCGCCCAGTAACCGTATGTGCGTCGCTGTCTGCTGCTCTCTGCTCCATGCTCGCATGGAATTTAGGCCATATTCCTGCTCGCATGAAACAGTGTTTGGATAGCTGCCACAAATGTTTGATAAAAGTAAATCTGTAGTGTTCGGTTTGGTGTTAAAATGAGATAAGATATTTTCTTCAAGCAACAATGAGGTTAAAAAATTCCAGCAAGcgtatttttgaaaataaaatcaaCTAGAACAGTACTTAAATATGATTGAACGCTCAGGCTGGTAGCTCCTCGGTTCAAGAGTCTGAGCATTGAATTAAAAATGAGTCTAGGTGACGGTAGTGACCGTCTGACTGCACGCAGCTGCACGGATGAGCAGAAAAAAGCAATGCGTATGTGGCGCGACACGGGGGTGGCGGAGAAAAAGGTCGCCACAGGTTTGACGCAAAAAACTGTGGCGAGCACACGTGGCGAGCCAAACTTAATTAACGAACCAAACACCTACCAAAATTTGAGCCTAATGTTTGGCGTGGCAAACTGTGGCCGGCCAACAAATCCCAAACGCCAAGGGAACAGTGAAATACAGAGCTTCTGATTCTGATTCCATCCAAAACACATTTCCAGGTCCTCTATTCAAATTTCATTTGGAATAATATGTGCCCTCCTCTCAAACATGCACGTGTTGCGAAGATGATTACATGTAAAACTTGGAGCCAGCAACAGGCAAACCACCCATGACTGAATCATCTTCCAACTTAATCACTTGGCTGTCACAATGGAAAGGCAAAAACCTGCTTTACTGAACCTGCTATCTTCTCACATTTGCTCTATGCATTTTGAGAAGACTCTAATTCTAAATCTTCTACGGATCAAATGATGGCACAAGTGCAGATCCTGAGAAATGCAAACAATCTGACCAACCAACCACTGTACTGCCAGTATTTTGACAGTACTTACGGCAGCTTTCGTCACAGTGGCAGATTAACAGAGCAAAGCTGATGACACAAAGCAAGAAAAATCACTGAAGATATAAATGCACAAGCAGAGTGATCACCTGATGGCAACCTAGAGCTCTAACAGGCCTTCAAGGACCAAGCCGATCGTATGTGAAGCAAAGAATTAAGCTTGGCCCATAAAAATGTGCATCAAGAGTTATCAGCCTTACacacttcattttttttcactaAGATTCTGCAGCATTGCTGCAACTTGCAGGGCACTTCAGCCAATCCAAAATACAATATATAAGATGAGCAGAACAGGGGTGATATAGCCTGGACACGTAGCACAAACATGTTATTTCAAAAGCAATCAAGCAACAACAGCAACCAGTAGCAGCAGAAGTACATGAAAATTCAAAACATAAATTTTAATAGCTCATAGATTCAGGGGATCCCAAGCAGAAGGAATGAATCCTTCCAGTGCTTTAGGAATTATCCGGTTATTAATGACAGCAGAAACAGAATGATGGCATAACATCATATCATAAGAATATAATGGATCACAGGAAGGAAGTATTCAGTAGCTATTGGGCAATGGTTCGATGGGGGGAAAACAATACCTAGATAAATCTTTGACCTGGATTTTAAATGTTAGGGAATATATGTTGCCTTTCCAtgtttgtgaattgtgattgtTTCATCCAAGGATCTATGAGTTGGTAGGCTACAGGCTTGCGTGCATCGCAATTAGTAAAAGGTTGTTACAAGAAACTTCATTATGCAGAAAGGACACAATATAGAGGATCCTCTGGTGCACAGAAGAGCACAGTTTGGATGCAGGCATGATATTTCCTCTTGCATAAAACAGACAGTAATAGATGACAacctcatttttttttaaaaaaaggtacAGGAATCACAGCAAGAAACGTACAAATGAGATGCAATTCTTGACACGTTAAGCTAGCGGCAGGCAAATGATGTAGCAAATTAATCAAATATGTCCACTGATGAATAGAAAGTTAGAAACAACTATAGGTTTGGTTTTTCTTCCCCTGCAAAAAGCTGACCAGACTATCCTGGAAATAAATTGAGCTATATATCATAGCACTGAGACAACAAATCACAAACATCAAGAGAACAGCGAAATGCGGTGTGTTTGATTACATTCGAAGCACATTTCCAGGTGCCTCTACTCAAACTCCATTTGAAATAATCTGTACTTTCTCAATCATGCACATGTTACAAAGATGATACATGTAAAAACTTGGGGCCACCAACAGGCAAACACCCATAACTAGTTCATCTTCCAAAATAATCACTTCACTGTCACAATGGAACGGCAAAATTTGCTTTGCTGAACCTCCTGTCTTCTCACCATTACTCTATGCATTTTGAGAAGAGCCTAATTCTATATCTTCTATGGATCAAATGATGGCACAAGTGCAGATGCTGAGAATTGAGAAACGCCAACAATCTGACCAACCAATCACTGTATTGTCAGTAGTTTGACAGTCCTTATCATCAGCACCTTTCATCACAGTGGCAGATTAGCAGAGCAAAGCTGATGGCAGAAGTGCTGACGCTAAGAAATGGTTGAACCATCTCTTGGGCATCCTAGTCCATCATGAAAACTTCTGTACCATGCCGTAGCATCGTCATGATTGCAGGCCGTGTCATAGTTTCACTTTTTGGTTGCAGGCAGTGCCACAAATTTCACTGAAGCTGGTGCTTTCCTTTCTTCGGATTACACAGCCAGCCTGCAGCGCAAATCACCTGTGGAGCATTCCACATTTGTAGTATAACCACGAGCATGCGCTTGGAAGATGACTCATTGCACAAGCAGTTCATGGCCTGCTGGAATGCAGCCAGCACGCTTTACATGCGAACTCAGCCTACCGACCATCTCGGATATCTGCTCTGACTCTGGGTGCTTTCTGTCCCCAACTGTGAACTCGTGGAACGCCTCATCGAGTTCTATCCAGCTTGAGCCTGCTGTTTTCTGAGACCCTGTTTCTTTCATCTGCACCCTCGCCTTTGCCATGTCGCTCCACTGCCCAGCCTCTGCATAGATGTTTGAGAGGACAGCATAGTTCCCTGCATTCGAGGGCTGCAGCTTGCTCAACTCGTCCACTGCCAGTTCTGCATACTCCACATTCTTGAGCAGTCTGCACGCACTGAGAAGGGATCCCCATATGACCTCATTGGGCTCCCATGGCATACTTTTGATCATGTCAACCGCCTCTTTGATCAGCCCTCCACGGCCAAGAAGGTCAACCATGCACCCATAATGCTCTATCTGAGGCCTGATGCCATAGTCTATCTCCATGTTGGCAAAGTACTGGCGCCCTTCTTCCACAAGCCCCATGTGCGTGCAGGCACTGAGAACATTGATTAGGGTCACAGCATCAGGGCGAAACCCTTGCTGCTTCATTTCAGCAAATAGGTCCAGTGCCTTTCCACCATCCCCATGCATTGCAAACCCTCCAATTATAGTGTTCCATGACACCGAGTCCTTTTCTACTATCTCAGTGTCAAAGATGTAGTCAGCTCTGTTAACACATCCACACTTGCAGAACATGTCCATCAGGGCATTGCATACATGGGTTGATCTCCCCAGGTTCCTCTGCCGCACATGGCGGTGAATCCTCTTCCCAAGGGCAAGGGAGCCAGACTCCGCGCATGCAGCCAGGATACTCACAACGGCAGCTACATCAAGTTCCACGGCAGCCTCCTTCATCTGAGTAAACAACCTACCTGCCTCCTCGACAAGCCCCTTCCGCGCACAAGCTGACACCATTATGGTCCATGTCACCAAGTTCTTGGTCGGCATCTTATCAAAGATCACCCGTGCCATCTCCATGTCACCCTTCATGCAATAGGCTGACAGAACCGTCGACCACGACACCACATTCCTCTCTGGCATGAGCTGGAACAGCTCGAAGGCCTGCTCCGCCTCCCCAGCCTTGGCGTACCCGTCCAGAATGGTGTTCCAGCTCACTGTGTCCTTCTCAGGCATCTCTTCAAACATCCTCCTCGCACCAGCAACCTCCCCTTGCCGCACCATCGCGGCCATGGCCGTGTTCCAGGACACGACATCCCGCAccggcatttcgtcgaacaccttcGTGGCGTCCGAGACCGCGCCGCTCTTGGAGTATGCGTCGATCAGCGCGTTCCCCACGAAAGTGTCCTCGACGGACCCGAGCTTGACGACGTGCGAGTGCGCCGCGCGGATGGGCGCGACACCCGCCGTGGCGAGCGCCTTGATGAGAAAGGAATAGGTGAAGGTGTCCCGCTGCCGCAGCGGcatggcggcgaaggcggcgagcgcggcgtgcGGGAGGGCGTTGAGCGCGTAGGCGCGGAGGAGCGTGTTGGCAAGCAAGGTGGTGCTGGCGGCGTGCGGTACGCTCgggagcgccgcggcggcggcggagaagacgcggcggcaggcggggACCCGGTGGAGGAGCGCGTAGGAGGCGATGAGCTTGGACGCGGCGTGCGGGTCCCGGTGGAGCCCCTGCTTGAGGAGCTGCGCGTGGAGCTCCTGCACGtggcggaggcgcgggaggcCGTGCGGGAGCGAGGCCAGGTGCTCCTCCACGAGGCGGCGGTGCGACGGTGCGCCGCCCCACCGCGGCGCCGGGCGCAGCGCGggggacgcggcggccgcggacaTCTAAGGTCGGTGCGGCGGCGTCGGTGGCGCCGCCGTGGTgggcggtcgccgccgccggagaggaTGGGGCCttcgcggccggcgaggcgagaCGAGGGAGGGGAGCTGCTGAGCTCGGGCGAGGGGGAGGCCTGGGGATGTGGTCTGGTTGGCTGACAGTGGGGCCGGGACGAAACCTATTTTTTTTAGAGGTAGCCGGAACGAAGAAGAAGTGACGTGGCCTAAGAGATTTGGGCCAGGCTATGCATTGTGATGGGCCGTAATTTTGGCTGGGCTCGTTTGTCTACAGGCCTGGGATCGATGATGGGCTTGtaacccggccgccgccatttTGTTTGTCAGCAGCCCACTATGGCATTCGCGTGGCAACTGATGGGCCTAGTAGCCTTTCCGCCCCATTTCGTTTGTCAGGCCCGCTTCAGCGCAGCCAGACCCTGGGCCGAACGGTTTGGGCCGTTCTTTTACCATGCATTTTGGTCCACGAGGAATTGAATCTGGGGTTTTCGCGCTCTTTTCTGCTCTGCCTGTGCGGCGACACTTTCCTTCTCCTGCTGCCATTGTGCGGTGCGGCGCCGAGCGGGTGCGTGGCAAAACACTCGCACTAGTTTTGGTGCGCACGTGCACGTGCCACACTCACACCGCAAACCACTGGCGGAGGTTGAGCTCCTAATCAGGGGGCCAGCCATAGTAATTTGCTCTAAAAGTCAATGAACAGTAGCCGATTTACTGTTTATACAATGAAGATTGACATTGGGTAGGGGTGGCCATGGCCCTCTATGGCCCCAACGATGCTCCGCTAGTGCCGCAAACCAACGCAACCAAGTCATAGCGAGGGTCCTTCTGTTCTAGTACATCGTCACAGCGGTTTGTGTGTACGTAATGTCATGCCGGCCAAACACCGCACCTCACCGCCAAGCAGCTTTAGCAAACGagcttttagttttttttaatttctagcTGCAATCCACTCTCTTTCAGCCATACCTGCTTGGGCTGTGCAAACCTGCAGCTGCGCTTGTCATGATGTAAAACATGACATGCCAAAACTAGCTTATTCAAGTTGCTTCATGCGCTTGGATTATGCTTATTCATCGTGATGTAGGGATATTTTACAAAAGATCTAAGATTGGAAACCTCGAAAACTGGCGATATCGTAACGTCAAAAGTACGTAACTACCCCTGAAAACTGGCGATATTGTATCATCAGAAGTACATAACTTTGTAAAGATTATATTTGCGAGGTGCAAAATGATGAAAACGGGTTGAATCAATTAAGCATGTGCATATTAAGGTGTTTTTATTTCTAAGAAAATCGAGGAGATGTAGGCATTCGTAACAAAGTGTCCTATAAACACTATACCATAGCCTGTCTATACCGACAACATTGGAGTCGGTATAAGTCTATGTACCGACCCACCATCAGTCGGTATAGAGTTGTACTGACCCATCGTATCAGTCGATGTAAGTGGCGTCGGTATATAGTTATACCGACCAACATCGTTATACCAACCAATCGTTAGATGCCCATTGGAGATGTACCGATGGATTGCTGGTTATAGGTTTGTACCGACCAACAGTTTGACGACATAAATTACTATACCGACTAACAATCCAATGCTAATCATTCATATAAGACTAGAAATCATGTATAATAACCTCACATTGACAGTTCGATATTAATCTTTTGAACATTACATGTCAAGCAATTGGCTCAACATAGCACATAACTTTTAATTGAAGTCAACAAATATCAAACACACAAGTGAACATATATAACTTAGTTGTCATTGAAGATATCAACATTTGTCTTGTCACTAAACTCAGTTCAGTCAACCTAACATTTCATATGTTTGGCTTGTCACAACTCACAGTTCAAGCAGACAGACACATAAAAAAATAGGAGGTAGCCTAGCTAGACCAAATCAGTCTCTAGTCTCTACACAGCCATAAGTTTGGCTTGTCACAACACACATGTGATCTTTGGCTACACAAATTCACATGACACATACAAAAGGTCCCAAATCTGTCCAAAACAAAATGGCATCAGCGAGCACGGGTCCTCTTGCTGCTGACATGATCGAGCATCACGCTACCTCTAGGACCTCCCAACTGAACAAAGTGAAAAGTGTAAATTGTTAAAAAATGTATTTATCAATTTAGCAACATTATGGTTGTGATTAGTCAACTGCAGAACTATCAATTGTGGGTTGCAAGTTAAAATGGAATTGCAGTGTCCCTACTCTCAAGGAACTACCAAATGTGCAAGCACATTAGCAACACACAAGAAGCCCACCCAATCCAAGCCTAAAGTTACTAATCACAACTGTGCAGTTTATACAACTAAGGTTACTCACAAAACCATCACTAACTGAAAGACAATCAGCTCAAACTGGGAGTTTACTGTTTTGTCACTAGCAAGCTCACTGTTTTGTCACTAGGAAGTTTACTAATTCTTACAAAATGAATCAACAACAGGGTTTTCAAATCAACAAGTGGTTCATAGCTTATATCGGCATTACAACAGAAACAGCTTGTAAAATGTTGCAGCAAATGAAACATACACAGACATCATCAATTTTAATAGATTTATGTTAAACAGAGGTATACTGTTAGCAAAAACAACAAGGACTAGTACCCAACGACTTCGCTGATAACAGCTCAATGACTTTACTAAAGAACATGTAATAGgcagatttggagataaaaaaaaattggagaaGACTAGACTATTTGCTCAAAGTAAAATTCAAGACTCGACTGTTTGCTCAAAGTAAAATTCAAAAACATACCCTGGGAAGATCGTGATGCATGGTAACCTTCAACTGTCAGAAATATAAATAATTAGAAACTATGGTCACTCTCATCaaacatgaaaaaagaaataaagatgtGTGTATTACTCTCTGATATGGCCATGCAATTGACATCTCATGAGCATCAGCCATCGTCTCCACATCACCATAAGGCCGAGGCAAAACTGTATCCCTTTTCAGCACAACATTCACAACAACTTCACAATACTGTTTTCCAAGTGCCTCGCCTCCAAGAATGCTGCAAGGATTAGTTGAAATAATTATCCCCTTAGCCACAGGCTGCTCAGGTCTCAACATAGCATATAATATCACATCCTTTCCAACCTACTGCAAATGATGCATTCATGAGAATTGAACCCATGTATAGAACCAGTAATATATGAATTAAAAACATTGTAGGCTGGATGAGACGATTACAAGTTCATCATGTGGAGGGTGAGAGGCGCCATTCCTTGGTAGGGGTGATGGGGCTGCACCGACGAGGCTGCACTGCTGGGGCTACACTGTTGGGGCTTCCCTGATTGTGCTCCACTACCGCTGGGTCTACAACACGCCTATTCACAAGCAAGAACTCATCCTCGTCAGAGTCATCAGAACTCCTATTTCAGTACTGCAAGGtgagaaaaaaaacagaacgTAGTAGGAGATCAAAGACTTGCCTAGAAGTAAGCGCAACAATAAATAAGGATACTTAGGTGTGTCAAAAATGCTGTTGCTAAACATTTAATTATTGTTGTTTCCTACTGCTATTTCATAATATCCCCAAAATAAAACTGTCCATGAAATACACATATGGAACTTGTTGGATAATCCATTGAAAATTAAAATGTTTCCAAATCCAGTTATGGTGCCATAAAAGTATAACAAATAAATATTCTGCACCTTGCAATACTGTATATTAAAAAGACAAGGCACCTAATATATTTCTCAACTGTAGCATTCAAGCAAGAACATAGTTAAGCTCAAAAGTGAGAACTGGTGTGCCATATATCTGTACAAGGAAACTTCCCGAGAACCTAATCAACTAATCACCTTTAACAAGACAATATCCCCACTTGAACCAACAAAGACATGGCAAAGGAGACTAATTATCATAATGTACCTAGGAGCATAAAATGTCATAAACCATTCTCAGTGAAATTTCTACAAATAGTAGGCATGTGTGCGTGAGCGAAGCACATTCCCAACCCAACATATTCATCATCCTTCAGTGTAATTTCAAAGAATGCTCAGGAACCAAATTAAGTGGGATCCTAGGATTCAACCTTCAACAATAGAGGGTTGGTCTGGTCAGATCGGCGGCGTGCTCGTTAGGTCAGTGCAGCATCGACGACACCCTGGTCGGTCTAAAAGTTGGGGATGCGGTCGAGTCCTGCTCGGAGCTGGCGTCGTAGTGGATGAGACGGCGTCAGTGACTCAGCAGCGTCCTTCTAAGGGTCGTCGACGGGGCGGCAGACTAGAAGCAGTGGAAGCTAGGTCTATGGCCTGCATATCGGGGTAGCACAGACCTGCAAGTCTGGCCGGCGAATGGCTTCAGCACGCCAGCTAGACCGGGTGACGCATGCTTGCAGGTCTAGGCAACGCTTGCTGGAGGGGCGCCGCTTGCCTGCtggtggaggggcggcgggatCCTACGGGTGGAGGAGCGGCATGGTGTAGGGGTAGTGCGGGATGCGGCGTGTGGAGGGGTGGCGGGAGGCagtgggaggaggagcggcgggaggCAGCAGCAGGAGTAAAATCTTATCGAGATGTGGTGGAGGGGCGGCTAGCTGAGGGGGCATGCAACATTTTGGAGGGGCTAGGGTTGGGCGATGGCCAATTTGGAGCATGCGGTGGACGGGGATGAGCGCGCGAAGATGAATCAGAGAGAAATCAGTGCGTGCGCGATGGCGATTTGGATGAGGGGGAGCGTGCGAAGGAGAAAATTTGGGGGAGACGAGCGATGGAGAgcgggggtggtggcggcgggtgaACCAGAGGGATATAAAACTAGCTAGGGTTTGGGACTGACCGGTGGGTCTTGAGGCAAATTTTTCGCGCGAGTATGGGCTAGAAGCGCGTGGAGAGTGCTGATGGGCCTGCTCTATGTATCCCGACGGATGGTTGGATGTATGCTTTGGGTTGTACCGACCTATGGTTCAATGGGATATGTAAAACATATAACGATCGATGGTGATGCGTAGAAACTTGAAGTACCGACCAATTGTTCGTGGGAGGTCTATACCGATGAACCGTTTATCGGTACTACTTATACTATCCAACATCTGACAGTAATTTGGAGCTGTGGTACAGTGCAAGGGGGACTCAAAATCCAAGTAATATGTGAGGTGGGCTTTGCGATTCTTCCTTGCGAAAATGATGACGCTGACAATGCTTCGAATGGGAAAATGGTCTTTCACCACGTATTCAGATATACGCTAAATCTAGATTTGATAGTTAAAAAGAAATTATATATGAACCGTAACTAATAAAAAAAGTACGTGTACGGAGAGACGGACGGAGACGATCGAGCTCTTTGCGAGCTTGcacggtcgtcgtcgtcgtctgcaTGTGGCTGCGTGCGGCGCATACTTCTGTAGCCACTACCGGACGCGCACCGTATATGCCGCAGCGTCTTTGCCTCCCCGGCCGAGTGCGCACTGGGCACGCATGGCACGCAACAAGAATGATCCGCGGGGGCCCACCTACAACCCCTCAGATCGATCTCCTCCACACTAACATGCGGGCCACACCGGCCAACCATGCAGCGTGCGTGATTTCCGACCCATTCATTATTCATTAATACATATGCATGGCCGCTTGCCCGCTTCTTCTCTCAACACTTTTAGGGCAGGTTCAACCGTTTACACGGCTGGCTGCCGTATGTAAACACTAGTCATGTCACGTAGAAACAGTAATACAAACAACGAACTACAATAGGTTGTCTGTTAACAGGCTAATTAATTCTTGTATAGACTCATAAATCAAGGTGATCAAATATGGTTTGGGAGCACGAGCTCCCATCGTCCCGTCGCGAGACGACGACATACAACGGTGCTGGAGCGAGCGATATGGCTTGGGAGCACGAGCCCCTGTCGTTCCTTCGTGAGGAGACGGTGCGCTCGTCTCTCGACTGAGTcgaggggaaaaaaaacagatgTTGTACGTGCCTTTAGCAGTAGTTTCGAAAGCGTGCTTCCTTTGTTGTTCAATTTCTAGCAGAGTTCGCTACTCGTTCTGAACTAATTGGATGCTGTCGCGCTAGATCGAGCAAGCATTAACCAGCAAAGATCGAGCTGTAGTACTACTAGCTACTTCCTCCGTCAAAACAAGTACAAGGATTTTTGCACTTTGTTTTAATTACGAATTAATTAAACTCTGAAATCATTATACTTGCGCTTGTTGTGCATATATGTAATTAAGTAACGTGATTAATTACATGAGGCATGCATGCAATACGTCAAGGGCGTCGTCCGAGAACTAATCCACACTACACACTTGCCTTTGCCTTTGGTGCTTGGCTCTCTTGTGTAGCAGGATGCTTTCCACTGCCGCACGATGCATGGCTGTCTTATTACTTAACGTAGCATTACTCGtatccacaccacctacacgacATGCATTTCAAATTAGAGCCTCATCATGTCATATTTCCATCGGTAAACATTATTattaactatatatatatagtacatgCTATAGCAATAAGCTACACAAAGTTCattatttaatattttgcaTGTAAATAAAAGAAGATGCATGTATGTGCCACCACAGTTCAAGCTTCAAAATCATCCACCCCCAGAATCACAATTGCTGCACGGCACGTGCCCGCACCTCTTTATGAATTGCCCCTCCGGCCACTTGCGTGCTTCTCCCCATAGCTTGGCACCACTATATTTTCTCCTCCCACCGTCCTCCTTCCCAAACAAAGTTCGCCGCAAGCTTACTCGCCTCAATTACTCGTCGTTCTCAGTTCCTCGTCGTCTCCATCATGAAGATCACCATCATGAAGAACGCAATTTTATACTTGATGTACATTCAATTTCCAAGTCCTTTGGTTTCATGGATAATTCAGCTTTAAGACTCTttttgaagaggtacccgatcAGATTTGGCTCTTGGATGCTTTTATGAATCCTGTTCTTGAGAGAACCTTAAACTACAGAAAGAATCTTAAGAAAAAAGCTGGTGTTCTACAATCGACAATCGACCCCATGAGGTAATTGTAGAAACCACTCTGTTTGATGAGACAGGTCGCATGAGCTACTGCAGACCAACAAAAGTTATTGTGTATGAAGAGCCTGTTGGAGATGATGTTGTTTTTGAAGGTGAGGTGGCTGTTGGAGATGATGTTGAAGGTGAGGTGACTACTGGAGATGATGTTAAAGGTGAGGTCCCCGATAGAGATGTTGTTGAAGTTGAGGTGGCTCTTGAAGATAAGGTTGCTACTGGAGATGAGAAGAAAACGGATGATGATGAGAACT
This sequence is a window from Setaria italica strain Yugu1 chromosome III, Setaria_italica_v2.0, whole genome shotgun sequence. Protein-coding genes within it:
- the LOC101757549 gene encoding pentatricopeptide repeat-containing protein At3g29230, producing MSAAAASPALRPAPRWGGAPSHRRLVEEHLASLPHGLPRLRHVQELHAQLLKQGLHRDPHAASKLIASYALLHRVPACRRVFSAAAAALPSVPHAASTTLLANTLLRAYALNALPHAALAAFAAMPLRQRDTFTYSFLIKALATAGVAPIRAAHSHVVKLGSVEDTFVGNALIDAYSKSGAVSDATKVFDEMPVRDVVSWNTAMAAMVRQGEVAGARRMFEEMPEKDTVSWNTILDGYAKAGEAEQAFELFQLMPERNVVSWSTVLSAYCMKGDMEMARVIFDKMPTKNLVTWTIMVSACARKGLVEEAGRLFTQMKEAAVELDVAAVVSILAACAESGSLALGKRIHRHVRQRNLGRSTHVCNALMDMFCKCGCVNRADYIFDTEIVEKDSVSWNTIIGGFAMHGDGGKALDLFAEMKQQGFRPDAVTLINVLSACTHMGLVEEGRQYFANMEIDYGIRPQIEHYGCMVDLLGRGGLIKEAVDMIKSMPWEPNEVIWGSLLSACRLLKNVEYAELAVDELSKLQPSNAGNYAVLSNIYAEAGQWSDMAKARVQMKETGSQKTAGSSWIELDEAFHEFTVGDRKHPESEQISEMVGRLSSHVKRAGCIPAGHELLVQ